In Miscanthus floridulus cultivar M001 chromosome 5, ASM1932011v1, whole genome shotgun sequence, one genomic interval encodes:
- the LOC136449701 gene encoding peroxisomal membrane protein PEX14-like isoform X1 — MAEQSPSSAPQGGSGGNESFDNLVIQAPQLMREDYIQNAVKFLSHPRVKGSPVFHRRSFLEKKGLTSEEIDEAFRRVPDPKTNGTDAAAASTQQANNPSQSVALQPYTEVQPQAATISATVGPIAPHTNAQFSWVNALLGAGLFLGLGASAAITLKKLFIPSLKSWTRRVVAEGDENGNDEFASKLCEEIREAIKVSTSAFSDIARTNQEVLASKDEDRKVLMKLTEAFESQANVFKSLNETLNHIRENQFSRRNQLEEHVQPAPWNGPIDYQGRAFQQTNMYATPPNNSFDPGRNSFMPLAAEPSYGPFPGSYSEQRVQRPGGYGFQPQTSKDRLSSGTWGSYQVGSSNHHAGNAMDDPAAVAAEFQRRWVAPQPPGVIMPEAAATIRQVRLAPRQQLQQPGDGRLSTDVPRPSESAMATTEHVNGAPEAPGGELPSDGGAMTANASSIGGSEEQQQEAA, encoded by the exons ATGGCGGAGCAGTCTCCCAGCTCCGCACCACAGG GTGGTTCTGGTGGGAATGAATCCTTCGATAATCTTGTAATTCAAGCTCCACAGCTGATGAGGGAGGATTACATACAGAATGCTGTGAAGTTTCTTTCACATCCGAGAGTGAAGGGTTCTCCAGTATTTCACAGGCGTTCCTTCCTGGAAAAGAAAGGCCttacaagtgaagaaattgatgaGGCCTTTCGTAGGGTTCCT GACCCTAAGACAAATGGAACTGATGCTGCGGCTGCTAGTACGCAACAAG CAAACAATCCCAGTCAATCTGTTGCGCTGCAGCCTTATACAGAAGTTCAACCACAAGCAGCTACTATCTCTGCCACTGTTGGACCTATTGCCCCACATACAAATGCGCAGTTTAGCTGGGTCAACGCACTCCTTGGTGCAGGTCTTTTTCTTGGATTAGGGGCTAGTGCTGCTATAACCCTCAAG AAATTGTTCATCCCTAGTCTAAAATCTTGGACCCGTAGAGTTGTTGCTGAAGGAGATGAAAATGGAAACGATGAATTTGCTTCCAAACTTTGTGAAGAAATTAGGGAAGCCATAAAAGTTTCTACGTCAGCCTTTTCTGATATTGCTAGAACCAACCAAGAAGTGCTTGCTTCAAAAGATGAAG ATAGGAAGGTGCTTATGAAGTTAACAGAAGCATTTGAATCACAAGCAAATGTGTTTAAATCATTGAATGAGACCTTAAATCATATCAGGGAGAATCAGTTTTCACGGCGCAACCAATTGGAAGAGCATGTTCAGCCTGCGCCATGGAATG GGCCAATTGACTATCAAGGGAGAGCTTTTCAG CAAACTAATATGTATGCAACGCCACCAAACAACAGTTTTGACCCAG GGAGGAACTCATTCATGCCATTAGCTGCTGAACCTTCTTATGGACCATTTCCAGGATCCTACTCTGAG CAGCGCGTGCAGAGGCCCGGTGGGTATGGATTCCAGCCACAGACAAGCAAGGACCGATTGAGCTCTGGCACATGGGGCAGCTACCAAGTGGGTTCTTCCAATCACCATGCTGGCAATGCCATGGATGACCCGGCAGCTGTTGCAGCAGAATTCCAGCGCCGCTGGGTTGCCCCGCAGCCACCAGGCGTCATCATGCCAGAGGCTGCGGCTACCATCCGGCAGGTCAGGTTGGCTCCAaggcagcagctgcagcagccgGGCGATGGGCGCCTGAGTACTGATGTTCCGAGACCATCGGAGTCTGCCATGGCGACAACAGAGCACGTGAACGGTGCCCCCGAAGCACCTGGCGGAGAGTTGCCAAGCGATGGTGGTGCCATGACTGCTAATGCCAGCAGCATTGGTGGGAGTGAAGAGCAGCAGCAGGAAGCCGCTTGA
- the LOC136449701 gene encoding peroxisomal membrane protein PEX14-like isoform X2, whose amino-acid sequence MAEQSPSSAPQGGSGGNESFDNLVIQAPQLMREDYIQNAVKFLSHPRVKGSPVFHRRSFLEKKGLTSEEIDEAFRRVPDPKTNGTDAAAASTQQANNPSQSVALQPYTEVQPQAATISATVGPIAPHTNAQFSWVNALLGAGLFLGLGASAAITLKKLFIPSLKSWTRRVVAEGDENGNDEFASKLCEEIREAIKVSTSAFSDIARTNQEVLASKDEDRKVLMKLTEAFESQANVFKSLNETLNHIRENQFSRRNQLEEHVQPAPWNGPIDYQGRAFQQTNMYATPPNNSFDPGRNSFMPLAAEPSYGPFPGSYSERVQRPGGYGFQPQTSKDRLSSGTWGSYQVGSSNHHAGNAMDDPAAVAAEFQRRWVAPQPPGVIMPEAAATIRQVRLAPRQQLQQPGDGRLSTDVPRPSESAMATTEHVNGAPEAPGGELPSDGGAMTANASSIGGSEEQQQEAA is encoded by the exons ATGGCGGAGCAGTCTCCCAGCTCCGCACCACAGG GTGGTTCTGGTGGGAATGAATCCTTCGATAATCTTGTAATTCAAGCTCCACAGCTGATGAGGGAGGATTACATACAGAATGCTGTGAAGTTTCTTTCACATCCGAGAGTGAAGGGTTCTCCAGTATTTCACAGGCGTTCCTTCCTGGAAAAGAAAGGCCttacaagtgaagaaattgatgaGGCCTTTCGTAGGGTTCCT GACCCTAAGACAAATGGAACTGATGCTGCGGCTGCTAGTACGCAACAAG CAAACAATCCCAGTCAATCTGTTGCGCTGCAGCCTTATACAGAAGTTCAACCACAAGCAGCTACTATCTCTGCCACTGTTGGACCTATTGCCCCACATACAAATGCGCAGTTTAGCTGGGTCAACGCACTCCTTGGTGCAGGTCTTTTTCTTGGATTAGGGGCTAGTGCTGCTATAACCCTCAAG AAATTGTTCATCCCTAGTCTAAAATCTTGGACCCGTAGAGTTGTTGCTGAAGGAGATGAAAATGGAAACGATGAATTTGCTTCCAAACTTTGTGAAGAAATTAGGGAAGCCATAAAAGTTTCTACGTCAGCCTTTTCTGATATTGCTAGAACCAACCAAGAAGTGCTTGCTTCAAAAGATGAAG ATAGGAAGGTGCTTATGAAGTTAACAGAAGCATTTGAATCACAAGCAAATGTGTTTAAATCATTGAATGAGACCTTAAATCATATCAGGGAGAATCAGTTTTCACGGCGCAACCAATTGGAAGAGCATGTTCAGCCTGCGCCATGGAATG GGCCAATTGACTATCAAGGGAGAGCTTTTCAG CAAACTAATATGTATGCAACGCCACCAAACAACAGTTTTGACCCAG GGAGGAACTCATTCATGCCATTAGCTGCTGAACCTTCTTATGGACCATTTCCAGGATCCTACTCTGAG CGCGTGCAGAGGCCCGGTGGGTATGGATTCCAGCCACAGACAAGCAAGGACCGATTGAGCTCTGGCACATGGGGCAGCTACCAAGTGGGTTCTTCCAATCACCATGCTGGCAATGCCATGGATGACCCGGCAGCTGTTGCAGCAGAATTCCAGCGCCGCTGGGTTGCCCCGCAGCCACCAGGCGTCATCATGCCAGAGGCTGCGGCTACCATCCGGCAGGTCAGGTTGGCTCCAaggcagcagctgcagcagccgGGCGATGGGCGCCTGAGTACTGATGTTCCGAGACCATCGGAGTCTGCCATGGCGACAACAGAGCACGTGAACGGTGCCCCCGAAGCACCTGGCGGAGAGTTGCCAAGCGATGGTGGTGCCATGACTGCTAATGCCAGCAGCATTGGTGGGAGTGAAGAGCAGCAGCAGGAAGCCGCTTGA